A region of the Mesoterricola sediminis genome:
CAGCCGCCAGGGAGGCCGCACCGCCGGCGGAATCCAGGTGGGTGGCGCCTGGGGCGACCACGGCACCTGGAGCGCGGGCGCCACCCGCCAAAGGGGGGAGACCGGCGTGGTCTTCCGGGGCGGCTTCCGCTGGTAGACCCATCCCCCCCGCGCCGGGCCGCGGCCCGGCGCGGGGGCGTCCCCTTTGAGGACCGGCCGGTTGATGCCATCCTCGGAGCATCGCCCCGAGGTCGCCGTGCCCGTGCTCCACCCCGATCCTGCCCGCATTCCGCCCACCCAGGGCGCGGAGCAGGAGGTGCTGGCCGCCCTGCGCACCCTGCCGCCGGAGGCCCACGTGTTCGTGCGGCTCCAGATCCTGGATCCGGAGACGAACCGCGACCGGGAACTGGATTTCCTGGTGATCCACCCGACCCTGGGCCTCGTGATCGTGGAGGTGAAGGGCCAAGGCGTGCGGCCGGAGGGGGAGACCTGGGTCCGGCGGAACCGGCAGGGGGTGGACGAGGTGATGGACGAGCCGCCCGGCGTCCAGCTCATGGCCCAGCAGGCGCTGCTGCTCCAGCACCTGAAGCGCGCGGGCCTGGGCTTCGTGCCCCGGATCACGCGGGTCCTGGCCCTGCCGGCCCTCCAGCTCCCGGCCGGCGCCGATCTGGGACCGGACCTGCCCGCCTGCCGCATCCTCACCCGGGAGCGCCTGCGGAACCCCTACCTGGCCTTGCGGGCGGCCGTCACCGGGGGCGCCGACTGGGAGGCCTGGTCCCGGGGGGAGCAGGCCCGCCTGTGCGGAGTCCGCCCGGACGTGCTCCGCAGCCTCCTGGAAGCGCTGCTGCCCCGCCTGGCGCCGCCGCCCCCCCTGGCGGACCTGCTGGCGGCGGAGGGCCGCCTCCAGGACGAGACGGCCCAGCGACTCCTGGATCACCTGGCCCACAATTTCGCGCGTGGCCGCTATCACCTGACGGGGGGCCCCGGCTCCGGCAAGAGCCTCCTGGCCCGCGACGCCGCCCGCATCTGGGTCGCGGAGGGGCGCAGGGTCCTCGTCGTCGCCTTCAACAAGGCCCTCACCTACGCCACCCAGTGCGCCCTGGAGGACCTCTGCGCGGCCGGCAAGGTGGACGTGAGCACCTACCACGACCTGGCCTGGAACATCCTGGACGCGGCCCACCGCCTCCCGGCGCCCTGCGAGCCCACCGCCTGGTACAACGAGGTGCTGCCCGGCGGCGTCGCCGAGG
Encoded here:
- a CDS encoding nuclease-related domain-containing DEAD/DEAH box helicase encodes the protein MPSSEHRPEVAVPVLHPDPARIPPTQGAEQEVLAALRTLPPEAHVFVRLQILDPETNRDRELDFLVIHPTLGLVIVEVKGQGVRPEGETWVRRNRQGVDEVMDEPPGVQLMAQQALLLQHLKRAGLGFVPRITRVLALPALQLPAGADLGPDLPACRILTRERLRNPYLALRAAVTGGADWEAWSRGEQARLCGVRPDVLRSLLEALLPRLAPPPPLADLLAAEGRLQDETAQRLLDHLAHNFARGRYHLTGGPGSGKSLLARDAARIWVAEGRRVLVVAFNKALTYATQCALEDLCAAGKVDVSTYHDLAWNILDAAHRLPAPCEPTAWYNEVLPGGVAEVLVPGAVLPGLRYGALVVDEAQDLEPHWIAPLLNLLEDPARDPVLLLEDPAQSLFRAGRHTLGQPWRLDLSLRQHPAIRRAACLAYPACGWEAPALLPEEQAVFLEPSGPGRWRADVARWLHRLDEEGVRPDDVLILSPHRPETLGIADGDRLGPWAVNPEADWWQGEKAGRVRMGSVFLFKGLEADVVIYLQPRYARPDAGRLAYTAYSRARHRLVVLEKALPEPARPKAPAAPPPPPPPPVVPSVPRLPYRFKPEERARLAGALTAARTWGTTVDADPA